The Miscanthus floridulus cultivar M001 chromosome 7, ASM1932011v1, whole genome shotgun sequence genome includes a region encoding these proteins:
- the LOC136466990 gene encoding protein FERTILITY RESTORER RF2, mitochondrial-like, with translation MSQLGTCSLPGAAIYGTSTRRFGGLKLQQPKVNHISFGQKVSAKATLRIVRCNATQTQSVQKKSSSATMQRDKKGKVQGPKLDDGSGGFPPFRFGKGGGGGGGGGGGSNYFGGFLLFSCVLLLDYLKEFEKYLLAQRHRAGDDGGNGLLQA, from the exons CCAGGAGCTGCAATCTATGGCACTTCAACTAGGAGATTTGGAG GTTTGAAATTACAGCAGCCTAAAGTTAATCATATCTCATTTGGTCAGAAAGTATCTGCGAAAGCAACATTGAGA ATTGTGAGATGCAACGCCACTCAAACACAAAGTGTCCAAAAGAAATCTTCAAGTGCAACTATGCAACGTGATAAGAAAG GGAAAGTCCAGGGGCCAAAACTGGATGACGGGAGCGGTGGGTTCCCTCCATTCCGCTTCGGCAAAGgtgggggtggtggtggaggcggcggaggtggcAGCAACTACTTTGGCGGATTCCTTCTCTTCTCATGCGTGCTGCTCCTAGACTACCTGAAGGAATTTGAGAAGTACCTGCTTGCTCAGAGGCACCGAGCTGGAGATGATGGTGGCAATGGGCTGCTGCAGGCATGA